A part of Paenibacillus sp. IHBB 10380 genomic DNA contains:
- a CDS encoding S8 family peptidase translates to MWFKQKKIFFVIILFVLVGFGSISEVHAEASEGSIDVLFNDVASVEVFKEKLLSIDSDVEFYEIPEIYLLRINQPSPKIEQEIYKNKNVEMSGKLTEILIEDKRLIDQKIPLRNISMSRSLTLQNTIDDFDLLDNLAWYKYTMIKNQQSFEFSEGQGVRIGLIDSGVDIYHPLISPVLDLSNAKSYIEGDNSIRDTNGHGTMVAGVIAQISPKAVITPYRVIGDATGDSYFTIQAMIQAVQDEQDILNMSLGTYKYSNDENEQITIEAYERAVQYALQNNVMIVSSSGNKGLDLDLKFQEEGIRHLPGSIPGVFSVSALTRENALASYSNIGSNIQFAAPGGDYVIEDGYLDVTKLIYTAYPTDMDNMLGSIGVPQGYMFSTGTSLSAPAVSAAIADYYAYYQKMTGERPTIEGIKNDLSSTALDLGVAGKDTSYGYGLPQVSDAYGLIPTYTFSVAQ, encoded by the coding sequence ATGTGGTTTAAACAGAAAAAAATATTCTTTGTAATTATATTATTTGTTTTGGTTGGTTTTGGGTCAATTTCCGAGGTTCATGCTGAAGCATCTGAAGGCAGCATTGACGTATTATTTAATGATGTTGCTAGTGTTGAAGTATTTAAAGAAAAGCTATTATCCATAGACAGTGATGTTGAATTTTATGAAATTCCTGAAATCTACTTACTAAGAATTAATCAACCTTCTCCAAAAATTGAGCAAGAAATTTATAAAAATAAAAATGTTGAAATGTCTGGGAAACTCACAGAGATTTTAATTGAAGATAAAAGATTAATAGATCAAAAAATTCCACTTCGAAACATTTCTATGTCAAGATCCCTTACTCTTCAAAATACAATTGACGATTTTGACCTCTTAGATAATTTAGCTTGGTATAAGTATACAATGATTAAAAATCAACAATCATTTGAATTTTCAGAAGGACAGGGAGTACGTATTGGCTTAATTGATAGTGGAGTTGATATATATCATCCGCTCATTTCACCTGTATTAGATTTATCCAATGCAAAGTCATATATAGAAGGTGATAATTCTATACGTGATACCAATGGACATGGAACGATGGTTGCAGGTGTTATTGCTCAAATTTCACCGAAAGCTGTTATTACACCTTACAGAGTTATAGGAGATGCAACGGGTGATTCTTATTTCACGATACAAGCAATGATACAAGCCGTTCAAGATGAGCAGGATATTTTGAATATGAGTTTGGGAACCTATAAATATAGTAATGATGAAAATGAGCAGATTACTATAGAAGCCTATGAGAGAGCGGTTCAATATGCATTACAGAATAATGTAATGATTGTATCCTCTTCTGGAAATAAAGGTTTGGATTTAGATTTAAAGTTTCAAGAAGAAGGAATACGACATTTACCAGGCAGTATACCAGGAGTTTTTTCAGTGAGTGCTCTAACAAGGGAGAATGCATTAGCATCTTATAGTAATATTGGTTCTAATATTCAGTTTGCCGCACCTGGAGGCGATTATGTAATCGAAGATGGATATCTAGATGTTACAAAATTAATATATACTGCGTATCCAACAGATATGGATAATATGCTTGGAAGTATAGGGGTTCCTCAAGGTTATATGTTCAGTACAGGAACTAGCTTGTCTGCTCCAGCAGTTAGTGCAGCAATAGCAGATTACTATGCTTACTATCAAAAAATGACTGGAGAACGTCCAACCATAGAAGGTATAAAAAATGACTTATCATCTACAGCACTGGATCTGGGGGTCGCTGGGAAAGATACCTCATATGGATATGGCTTACCTCAAGTATCTGATGCGTATGGTCTAATTCCGACTTATACATTTTCAGTTGCTCAGTAA
- a CDS encoding peptidase domain-containing ABC transporter yields MKIRFQQQSEHSECGLACAAMLIDYFIEKTKLSTLRKEYGVPNGGYNLSQIQTVFSEHGMKSKAVKINAASVKALPKPFIAYWNRKHFVVVEKVSAKLVYIVDPAIGKMKISYDEFEEKFSEVALYVTNDRERKLRLPQINEKILKIVKSNKAVLAKTLIIALIMQCLSLVIPYVIQFIIDGKVNNMIQDGMLPLIFSVLLIFIAYFLTNMARTRIITSLQTSFDKGLLSMTIFQLLDLPYSYFVNRSKGELIYRINSNAYIRQILIEQVISLIIDIFFFFLYLIVMFSFNKLLSFITLGIALILCIFSVINAKINRKITQNEMVVLTKSQDMINELVNNIFTIKSTNSQKNMYSKWESNFNEQIVMERTKAKYSSILSNLPQSIQTFYPLMIFLIGYTLTLNHQITIGGVIAFNVIGSAFLAPMLSIMNSYNQLLMVKIYLDRLLDILDTPNESSLLGAGVLSDYSGEITIENAGYQYSKFSEEAISNISLTIEPNEKVAIVGPSGSGKSTLLKLAACLYQTTKGNIFYDNKNVKNLNIHNLREHIGIVLQENVLFSGTFKENITMGREFSEADIWKSIEATNLLDLVNSFPLGIETHISESGQNLSGGQRQKISIARTIISKPKAIFLDEPTSALDNISEKIVMEFLFDIQATLIVVAHRLSTIEQFDKIVVMDHGEIVGVGTHSYLLKYNIYYQRLYNKECSTV; encoded by the coding sequence ATGAAGATTCGCTTTCAACAACAAAGTGAACATTCTGAGTGTGGTTTAGCATGTGCAGCAATGTTAATTGATTATTTTATTGAAAAAACTAAATTATCAACATTAAGAAAAGAATATGGCGTACCCAATGGGGGATACAATCTTTCTCAAATTCAAACTGTTTTTTCAGAACATGGGATGAAGTCAAAAGCGGTGAAAATTAATGCTGCTTCTGTAAAAGCCTTGCCGAAACCATTTATAGCTTATTGGAATCGAAAACACTTTGTTGTTGTTGAAAAAGTCTCGGCAAAGCTAGTTTACATCGTAGATCCTGCTATAGGAAAAATGAAGATTTCCTATGATGAATTTGAAGAAAAATTTTCTGAGGTTGCTTTGTATGTGACGAATGATAGGGAGAGAAAGCTAAGGCTCCCGCAGATTAATGAAAAAATATTAAAGATCGTTAAAAGTAATAAAGCAGTTTTAGCTAAGACATTAATTATTGCTTTAATCATGCAGTGCTTAAGTTTAGTAATTCCTTATGTGATTCAATTTATTATAGATGGAAAAGTTAATAATATGATACAAGATGGAATGCTTCCTCTTATTTTTTCTGTTTTATTAATTTTCATCGCTTATTTTTTAACGAACATGGCAAGAACAAGAATAATTACAAGTTTGCAGACTTCTTTTGATAAAGGTCTGTTAAGTATGACTATTTTTCAACTACTGGACCTTCCTTATTCTTATTTTGTAAACCGTAGTAAAGGTGAACTCATTTATCGAATAAACTCCAATGCTTACATACGACAAATATTGATAGAACAAGTTATTAGTTTGATTATTGATATTTTCTTCTTTTTCCTTTATTTAATCGTTATGTTTTCATTTAATAAGTTATTGTCTTTCATTACACTAGGAATTGCACTAATTCTGTGTATATTTTCAGTGATAAATGCAAAAATAAATCGAAAAATCACTCAAAATGAGATGGTAGTCCTAACGAAATCTCAGGATATGATTAATGAACTTGTAAATAATATTTTCACCATTAAATCTACAAACTCTCAAAAAAATATGTACAGTAAATGGGAAAGTAATTTTAATGAACAAATTGTTATGGAGCGAACAAAGGCGAAATATTCATCGATCCTTTCCAATCTCCCTCAATCCATACAGACCTTTTATCCACTAATGATATTTCTGATAGGCTATACTCTAACTCTGAATCACCAAATAACAATTGGAGGAGTTATTGCTTTTAATGTTATAGGCTCAGCGTTTTTGGCACCTATGTTGTCAATAATGAATTCCTACAATCAATTACTAATGGTGAAAATTTATTTAGATCGTCTATTAGATATTTTGGATACACCTAATGAGTCTTCATTACTAGGTGCAGGCGTTCTTTCAGATTATAGTGGTGAAATTACAATAGAGAATGCTGGTTATCAGTATAGTAAGTTTTCAGAGGAAGCCATATCCAATATTTCATTAACAATTGAGCCTAATGAAAAAGTTGCGATTGTTGGCCCTAGTGGATCTGGAAAATCAACGCTGTTGAAGCTAGCAGCCTGTTTATACCAAACAACAAAAGGAAATATCTTTTACGATAATAAGAATGTAAAAAATCTAAATATTCATAACTTACGAGAACATATTGGAATAGTATTGCAAGAAAATGTCCTTTTCAGTGGAACTTTTAAAGAAAATATTACGATGGGAAGAGAATTTTCAGAAGCTGATATTTGGAAGAGTATTGAAGCTACAAATTTACTAGACCTAGTAAATAGTTTCCCGTTAGGAATCGAAACTCATATTTCAGAGAGCGGACAAAATTTATCTGGTGGACAGCGTCAAAAAATCTCTATTGCAAGAACGATAATTTCAAAACCAAAGGCAATTTTTTTGGATGAACCAACAAGTGCACTTGATAATATTTCAGAAAAAATAGTGATGGAGTTTTTGTTTGATATACAGGCAACTTTAATTGTTGTTGCACATCGACTCTCTACGATTGAGCAATTCGATAAGATTGTCGTAATGGATCACGGCGAAATAGTAGGTGTTGGTACACATAGTTACCTATTAAAATATAACATTTATTACCAAAGGTTATATAACAAAGAATGCAGTACTGTGTAA
- a CDS encoding flavodoxin family protein, with product MKKIFVLIGSRRKKGNTAKFIKRIVDSLSDNEFEVEYAFPQDYNLKPCTGCNTCFITTQCVSKDELNLLHEKILSADVLIVASPVYLHYMTADLKLILDKSPWWAHTMRLQGKPVVILSTCSSNGHNTVIEPLSKIMNMMGGNVICTSNAAQIPHQIDNEEWLSDVSDQIANRIRKYAYLPPQSNKFLEEVFSITKLAILQQVEVSKNNNVEAGEAKFWRETGMLDFNNFGDYLAAKNEKRKRNYEDSLSTTK from the coding sequence ATGAAAAAAATATTTGTGTTAATAGGTAGTAGACGAAAAAAAGGAAATACAGCAAAGTTCATTAAACGCATTGTTGATAGCTTAAGTGACAATGAATTTGAAGTGGAATATGCATTTCCACAGGATTATAATTTAAAACCTTGTACTGGTTGTAACACATGTTTTATTACAACACAATGTGTTTCTAAAGATGAATTAAATTTACTGCATGAAAAAATATTGAGTGCTGATGTTTTGATAGTTGCTTCTCCAGTTTATTTGCACTATATGACCGCAGATTTAAAATTAATATTAGATAAGTCACCTTGGTGGGCTCATACTATGCGCCTGCAAGGAAAACCTGTTGTGATTCTTAGTACCTGTTCTTCTAATGGCCATAACACTGTTATAGAACCATTAAGTAAAATAATGAATATGATGGGTGGAAATGTAATTTGTACATCAAATGCAGCACAAATACCTCATCAAATCGATAATGAAGAATGGCTTAGTGATGTATCAGATCAGATAGCAAATCGTATTCGTAAATATGCCTATTTACCACCACAGTCTAATAAATTCCTCGAAGAAGTTTTTTCAATTACAAAGTTGGCAATATTACAACAAGTGGAAGTCAGCAAGAATAATAATGTCGAAGCCGGAGAAGCCAAATTCTGGCGAGAGACTGGAATGCTTGATTTTAATAATTTTGGCGATTATTTAGCAGCAAAGAATGAAAAGAGGAAAAGAAACTATGAAGATTCGCTTTCAACAACAAAGTGA
- a CDS encoding lichenicidin A2 family type 2 lantibiotic produces MSEINTKAIVGDTFEDMSLVEMTLVQGAGDVGVEATPTTIATPALSKAVSAIVSFVGTAIVSIAKC; encoded by the coding sequence ATGTCAGAAATTAATACTAAAGCAATTGTTGGAGATACATTCGAAGACATGAGTCTTGTTGAAATGACATTAGTGCAGGGAGCAGGGGACGTGGGTGTTGAAGCGACTCCAACTACAATAGCTACACCAGCTCTTTCTAAGGCTGTATCTGCTATTGTAAGTTTTGTTGGAACAGCAATCGTTTCCATAGCTAAATGTTAA
- a CDS encoding mersacidin family lantibiotic: MSEINTKAIVGDTFEDMTLVEMTLVQGSGDVNPETTPATPTIVIVSEGLLTAAGSAALSILSVRTIKGHC, from the coding sequence ATGTCAGAAATTAATACCAAAGCAATAGTTGGAGATACATTCGAAGATATGACTCTTGTTGAAATGACACTAGTTCAAGGTTCGGGAGATGTGAATCCTGAAACCACGCCAGCAACACCAACAATTGTAATAGTAAGTGAAGGACTATTAACTGCTGCTGGTTCTGCTGCTTTATCAATTTTATCAGTTAGAACAATTAAAGGACACTGCTAA
- a CDS encoding lichenicidin A2 family type 2 lantibiotic — translation MVGEKFEDLSIAEMTRVQGSGEIVITEPISVTVLPLSTILWPPISWKF, via the coding sequence ATTGTTGGTGAAAAGTTCGAGGATTTGAGCATTGCTGAAATGACCCGAGTTCAGGGTTCAGGCGAAATAGTGATTACTGAACCGATATCCGTAACGGTGCTGCCTTTGTCTACAATCCTCTGGCCGCCCATTAGTTGGAAATTTTAA
- the lanM gene encoding type 2 lanthipeptide synthetase LanM translates to MNKIIEKARKIDENKKGYSDHSNIDYTYLKEWRNVRTLLNDKYFEIMLKETSFTKEEFAYSLQPIDNSNGHKEDVWFDDFIEMLNEFDYEDINYQAGVQVPILPFNRHLLQHLQQVIHQLNEVEVGQEVIKAFLEAHCIEMFNVMGKIIALKLEEYKQTNSFLSEDKEIRFQEFLKATLYSKESYLKLYEEYPVAARVATIRTMYLKKNFTDILQRIEKDSFEIRQFLELDKLNLTEINLSTGDSHEQGKSVSILSFGDKKLVYKPKNLEISMAFEKFIDWYTRDSELLPIKIPKGIYRTHYAFNEFVIPHYCKSEIEVENFYLRYGYLNALCYLLSMNDLHLENIIADGGHPVIVDIETIFQTSLNLENESIYSDLMKHLEVDSVSNSCLLPRQISMGLGEKIELSALNGKEVKLSQKYLSPAEVNTDEFHYEKIEGGYFAGGNNIPKFDETEEINFQKYSLKILEGFNDFMKFVLENKAECLEELNIFQGYKIRSLLKGTERYASMIRYSNHPNYNREMNCRERLMMNIWAYPYLDKRIIKSEVRDLLFNDIPIFYSITDSRDLIDSQQNIYPNFHQQSGFEISKHRISGLTEKEIIRQRSILLSSLGITDFYLNQEKQERALNYPVQKIDYLKQAKLIADRLIDEAFENNEECSFVNVDCNDKKQWKMIPCDESLYGGLSGISILFLELYIKTNEEIYLTYYRKLIHTAVEQAKRHRFQSAFTGWLSPIFPIALEYRLLGTVSERSFLELTLEKLESLETDDIEKIKGTDYISGISGILRLISVIRLTFGIESLSENTVQKFVNVLIQRISLGEDKSIGVIGIAHGISGLALGLASLEIMDSEYISSLLSKEFELDIPVTNIKKWCWGLPGMIQARLELMKICPTIVDKKQLATLIEQFDKSLTTMRNDDTLCHGSGSVITTLKMLYEYTQEEKWVEFIQIWISNMNMNALFEGYTVPKILETNAKGIFDGISGVGWIYLYISGSVSNLLLLESKL, encoded by the coding sequence GTGAATAAAATAATCGAAAAAGCAAGAAAGATTGATGAAAATAAAAAGGGATATTCTGATCACTCCAACATTGATTATACATACTTGAAAGAATGGCGAAATGTTCGAACTCTATTAAATGATAAATATTTCGAGATAATGTTGAAAGAAACAAGTTTTACAAAAGAAGAATTTGCTTACTCGCTTCAACCAATTGATAACTCAAATGGACACAAAGAAGATGTCTGGTTTGATGATTTTATTGAAATGTTAAATGAGTTTGATTATGAGGATATTAATTATCAGGCTGGAGTTCAAGTTCCAATCTTACCGTTCAATAGACATTTACTTCAGCATTTACAACAGGTGATACATCAGTTGAATGAGGTTGAAGTAGGTCAGGAAGTTATTAAAGCATTTCTAGAGGCTCACTGTATAGAAATGTTTAATGTAATGGGAAAAATAATTGCTTTGAAACTTGAGGAGTATAAACAAACGAACAGTTTTCTAAGTGAAGATAAGGAAATACGTTTTCAAGAATTCTTAAAAGCAACTTTATATTCAAAAGAGAGTTATTTGAAATTATATGAAGAATATCCTGTTGCAGCAAGAGTTGCTACTATTCGGACAATGTACCTGAAAAAGAATTTCACCGATATTTTGCAACGCATAGAAAAGGATTCCTTCGAAATTCGACAGTTTTTAGAGTTAGATAAACTGAATTTAACAGAAATTAATCTTTCGACAGGTGATTCTCACGAGCAAGGGAAATCGGTTTCGATTTTGAGTTTTGGAGATAAAAAATTAGTGTATAAGCCAAAAAATTTAGAAATAAGCATGGCTTTTGAAAAATTCATAGATTGGTACACAAGGGATTCTGAATTATTACCAATTAAAATACCAAAAGGAATTTATAGAACACATTATGCCTTTAATGAATTTGTTATTCCTCACTATTGTAAAAGTGAAATAGAAGTTGAAAATTTTTACCTTCGTTATGGGTATTTAAATGCACTTTGCTATTTACTGAGTATGAATGATCTGCATTTGGAAAATATTATTGCAGATGGGGGACATCCTGTTATTGTGGATATCGAAACGATATTTCAGACTTCTCTAAATTTGGAGAATGAGTCAATATATAGTGACTTAATGAAGCATCTGGAAGTAGATTCTGTTTCAAATTCTTGCTTATTGCCGAGACAAATAAGTATGGGTTTAGGAGAGAAAATCGAGTTAAGCGCCTTAAACGGAAAAGAAGTTAAACTATCTCAAAAGTATCTTTCACCAGCAGAAGTTAATACTGATGAATTTCATTATGAAAAGATCGAGGGTGGCTATTTTGCTGGTGGGAACAATATCCCTAAGTTTGATGAAACCGAAGAAATTAATTTTCAAAAATATAGTTTAAAAATTTTGGAAGGTTTTAATGACTTCATGAAATTCGTATTGGAGAATAAAGCGGAGTGTCTTGAAGAACTTAACATTTTTCAAGGGTATAAAATACGCTCCTTATTAAAAGGAACAGAAAGATATGCTTCAATGATTCGCTATTCGAATCATCCTAATTATAATCGTGAGATGAATTGTCGCGAGCGATTAATGATGAATATCTGGGCATATCCATATTTGGATAAACGCATTATTAAGAGTGAAGTAAGAGACTTACTATTTAATGATATTCCTATCTTTTATTCTATTACAGATTCTAGAGATTTAATTGATAGTCAACAAAATATATATCCTAACTTTCATCAACAATCCGGTTTTGAGATATCTAAGCATCGGATATCTGGGTTAACAGAAAAGGAAATAATAAGACAAAGATCTATACTGCTATCCTCGTTAGGAATCACGGATTTTTATTTAAACCAAGAAAAGCAGGAAAGAGCTCTTAATTATCCAGTCCAAAAAATTGATTATTTAAAGCAAGCAAAATTGATTGCTGATAGATTGATAGATGAAGCTTTTGAGAACAATGAGGAATGCTCATTTGTTAATGTAGATTGTAATGATAAAAAACAGTGGAAAATGATTCCATGTGATGAGAGTTTGTATGGCGGATTAAGTGGTATTTCTATTCTGTTTTTGGAGTTGTATATAAAAACTAATGAAGAGATATATCTAACTTATTATAGAAAGTTGATTCATACGGCAGTAGAACAGGCAAAAAGACATAGATTTCAAAGTGCATTCACAGGGTGGTTGTCACCAATTTTTCCAATAGCCTTGGAATATAGACTCTTAGGGACTGTAAGTGAAAGATCATTTTTGGAGTTAACATTAGAAAAACTCGAAAGCTTAGAAACGGATGATATTGAAAAAATAAAAGGTACAGATTATATTTCAGGAATTTCAGGGATTTTGCGGTTAATATCAGTGATACGATTAACATTTGGAATAGAGTCCTTATCCGAAAATACTGTTCAAAAATTTGTGAATGTATTGATTCAAAGAATCAGTTTGGGAGAAGATAAATCAATTGGAGTTATAGGAATAGCTCATGGAATTTCTGGCCTTGCTCTTGGTTTGGCTTCACTAGAAATAATGGATTCAGAATATATCAGTTCTTTACTTTCAAAAGAGTTTGAATTAGATATTCCTGTTACTAATATAAAAAAATGGTGTTGGGGATTGCCAGGTATGATTCAAGCTAGACTCGAACTTATGAAGATATGCCCAACAATCGTTGACAAAAAACAACTAGCGACTCTGATTGAACAGTTTGATAAATCTTTAACTACCATGAGAAATGATGATACCCTTTGTCATGGAAGTGGAAGTGTAATTACGACACTGAAAATGCTATATGAATATACGCAAGAAGAAAAATGGGTAGAATTTATCCAAATATGGATTTCTAATATGAATATGAACGCTTTGTTTGAAGGGTATACAGTACCCAAGATCCTTGAAACTAATGCAAAAGGTATTTTTGATGGAATTAGTGGAGTCGGATGGATATATTTGTATATCTCCGGATCTGTTAGCAATTTATTGTTGTTGGAATCTAAACTATAG
- a CDS encoding LytR/AlgR family response regulator transcription factor — protein sequence MAIYILEDQIVQALALKKVIEQYCQLHGKSRETIHTFKKVSDLLRKVQENSELNLYFIDLEISSVEMEGLEAAKELRNIDKQGIIVFVTARSELIAISYKYYVSALTFIEKRLDYSLLKKEINNCLKIYLEMIEHSIIDEKIFVYQTKTSIVRLYFRDIYFFSTVYDHRILLTAKDQIRKFQGTLKNIEKCDARLFRIHQSFLVNLQHISSIDKSTREVILTKGERLPISRSYYQRTLELFGNYIS from the coding sequence ATGGCGATATATATTTTAGAGGATCAAATTGTACAAGCTCTAGCATTAAAAAAAGTGATTGAACAATACTGTCAACTGCATGGGAAAAGTCGAGAAACTATTCATACTTTTAAAAAAGTATCTGATTTGCTAAGAAAGGTACAGGAAAACTCTGAGTTAAATCTGTACTTTATAGATTTGGAGATTAGTTCCGTAGAGATGGAAGGTTTAGAAGCTGCTAAAGAGCTGAGAAATATTGATAAACAGGGAATTATAGTTTTTGTTACTGCACGCTCTGAATTGATAGCTATTTCATATAAATATTATGTTTCAGCACTCACATTTATTGAAAAGAGATTAGATTATTCTTTATTAAAAAAAGAAATCAACAACTGTCTGAAAATTTATCTGGAAATGATAGAACATTCAATTATTGACGAAAAAATATTTGTTTATCAAACTAAAACTTCGATAGTTCGTTTATATTTTCGAGACATATATTTTTTTTCGACTGTATATGATCATCGGATATTGTTAACTGCAAAAGATCAAATCCGAAAATTTCAAGGGACTTTAAAAAACATTGAAAAATGTGATGCCAGATTGTTTAGAATACACCAGTCATTTTTAGTCAATCTTCAACATATTAGTAGTATAGACAAGTCTACAAGAGAGGTCATTTTGACTAAAGGTGAGCGGCTACCCATTTCCCGAAGTTACTATCAGAGGACGTTGGAGTTATTTGGAAATTATATTAGTTGA
- a CDS encoding helix-turn-helix transcriptional regulator yields the protein MIENRIKILRAVQNWTQADLAELLGVSRQAIISIEKYKYSPSLELAFKIARAFNVSINEVFILKEDDK from the coding sequence TTGATTGAAAATCGCATTAAAATTTTGAGAGCTGTACAGAATTGGACGCAAGCTGATTTGGCTGAACTTCTTGGGGTGTCGCGACAGGCAATTATATCCATCGAGAAATATAAATATTCACCATCACTGGAGCTAGCCTTCAAAATTGCAAGAGCATTTAATGTATCTATTAATGAAGTATTTATACTGAAGGAGGATGATAAATAA
- a CDS encoding RNA polymerase sigma factor, with product MCKRKGEKNIADKEIKQILEGDSSAFEAIVKRYENNIYKYCYFLLGNEEEAEDGVQEIFIKAFFQIQSFRYDKSFAGWLYTIALNHCRTVLRKRKKWQEVILNLVKGPTEYEASPEKVYLSKRSCLTEDYKMLSEAEKSILILHTVERYTFVEISNILNIRTSTVGKGLSVLKKKSQKRKIMKLV from the coding sequence ATATGTAAGAGGAAGGGGGAGAAGAATATTGCGGATAAGGAAATAAAACAAATTCTTGAAGGTGACAGTAGTGCTTTTGAGGCAATCGTCAAGCGGTATGAGAATAACATCTATAAGTATTGCTACTTTTTATTAGGAAATGAGGAAGAAGCCGAGGATGGGGTACAAGAAATATTTATAAAGGCGTTCTTTCAAATTCAATCATTTCGATATGATAAGTCTTTTGCGGGTTGGCTCTACACCATTGCTTTAAATCATTGTAGAACTGTTTTGAGGAAAAGAAAAAAGTGGCAAGAAGTGATATTGAATCTTGTAAAAGGTCCAACAGAATATGAGGCAAGTCCTGAAAAGGTATATCTATCGAAACGTAGCTGTCTAACTGAAGATTATAAAATGTTATCTGAGGCAGAAAAGTCCATACTTATTCTTCATACCGTTGAAAGGTATACCTTTGTTGAAATTTCAAATATTTTGAATATTCGTACGTCCACTGTCGGAAAAGGTTTGAGCGTTTTAAAAAAAAAATCACAGAAAAGGAAGATAATGAAGCTAGTTTAG
- a CDS encoding DUF4179 domain-containing protein, whose protein sequence is MNNRSELEDKEVNHLKKLIRETPISVDLVEQTMKEVESSHLRNTRSNRTHRRSGWSRAMITVGSAAIVFTLVIGAGFISPTLAASIKQIPGMDTIFRFAGDLGLRAVDEKGLLTIMDASVTHDGLTLNVPGVLFVGTRVSIGIERQTSEEKFLEDTVQDIISTWDLSINGESTQSYAPKGHSLGSYTIPGKNENTTFLQLSDLHNQGGKVFPDQFELTLTITVSGISEPFKFNIPVVKNTKDNVVLTPAVTRTYENISLTLEKVEITPITTNITTLIKFPEHMRSSSSQPRLGYAIYDDKGNELQQIDGNGSSPTGRGNAMLMDSRFEPFATIPKSITIKTYKLIPQKGDKSQFVLDENGKVRRVYFPNLEITLPIK, encoded by the coding sequence ATGAACAATCGGTCAGAGCTGGAGGATAAAGAGGTTAATCATTTAAAAAAGTTAATTCGGGAAACACCGATTTCGGTTGATCTAGTGGAACAGACGATGAAAGAGGTTGAAAGTAGCCATCTGAGAAACACAAGAAGTAATCGCACTCATCGGAGAAGTGGATGGAGTAGAGCAATGATCACTGTAGGATCAGCGGCTATAGTGTTTACTCTAGTGATAGGTGCGGGATTCATTTCGCCAACGTTGGCAGCATCCATTAAACAAATTCCCGGGATGGATACGATCTTTCGATTTGCCGGTGATCTTGGCTTAAGAGCTGTAGATGAGAAGGGTCTCCTTACAATAATGGATGCAAGTGTGACTCATGATGGATTAACATTAAATGTGCCAGGTGTATTGTTCGTTGGTACTCGCGTATCCATTGGGATCGAACGTCAGACTTCAGAGGAGAAGTTTTTAGAGGATACTGTACAGGATATAATTAGTACTTGGGATTTATCGATTAATGGAGAGTCTACCCAATCCTATGCCCCTAAGGGCCACTCCCTTGGTTCTTATACGATTCCTGGTAAGAATGAGAATACAACTTTTTTACAACTTTCAGATTTACATAATCAAGGAGGAAAGGTTTTTCCAGATCAATTTGAATTGACATTAACTATAACGGTGTCAGGAATTTCAGAGCCATTTAAGTTCAACATTCCAGTGGTGAAGAACACCAAAGACAATGTGGTTTTAACGCCTGCTGTAACTCGAACATATGAGAATATCAGTTTGACGCTAGAGAAGGTTGAGATTACGCCGATTACAACGAACATAACCACTCTTATTAAATTTCCTGAACATATGAGAAGCTCCTCTTCGCAACCTCGTTTGGGCTATGCAATTTATGATGATAAAGGGAATGAGTTGCAGCAAATTGACGGTAACGGATCTTCTCCAACCGGTCGTGGTAATGCTATGTTAATGGATTCCCGATTTGAACCGTTTGCAACGATTCCTAAATCTATTACTATAAAAACGTATAAATTGATTCCACAGAAAGGAGATAAGAGCCAATTTGTGTTGGATGAAAACGGAAAAGTAAGAAGGGTGTATTTCCCTAACCTGGAAATCACTTTACCCATAAAATGA